The genomic stretch CTTCCAGATCTTAAAAGGTGTGAGATTGGCTCAGAATGAAGTAAATCCGAACATTGTCGTGCAGGACTGTTTCTGCTGACTGCCCTTCTCTGGATGCTCGAGGTGGAGAATTTTAGGCAaaagatctttttaaaatgtgaagtccctgtggattttgcATGTAAATGACACATCCTGCAGGTGAATTGTGATTTATACACGGACCTCTGTATCTTTTGAGGTTATGCTTCCTGgcactttatttttcatttgatattttattgtataatggaatatttaaaaagtaggaagaaaataaaagaataacgtcttgttggaagctggctgggaaggttgcaaatggcagtcATGAGACTTGGGGTGCCGTAATTGTTGCAAAGATTGCTAGGCCCCCAGATTGTGATCATGGGAACATTGCAATAATCATATCTGCAAGCACTGGTTGTAAGCCCTGTCGTAACTCCAAACAGTAGCTATGTCAATGATCGTAAgttgatatttatacatattttctAGTAGTAGTCTTGACTTCCCTCCTAATAGAGGAGGAAAATAGGATAGATTGCTATGTTAATTTCTGCCCCATGTACTGGATGTAGTTGTCAATTaccaaatattgtatttttcagaatataagacggacctttttccctcaaaaaagagggtgaaaatttgggtgcgtcttatacactgaatacagcattcttggcctcccgaaaccctaccCCCTTTGCAAAACTCCGCCCCGTATGctgtacatagcctttaggaggcttccagagtgctcctggtggctggggagggcagaaatgagcaaaaacgggccattttttgcatgtttttgcctccccccagcccccaggagcactatacaagcctcccaaagactatgcatgccccccctttttttttttttttacaaaaaacaggcccgttttcttGAGGTTTGAAGAAtgcagtttcttttttaatttgcctcttcaaaatcttggtgcgtcttattctccagtgcgtcttatactccgaaaaatatggtagtcaatTCACTGCGAATAGAATTTGCTTCAGGCATGCTGGACAAATATTTTGTAAAGGGAATTTTGATCCCGCACTGCCTGGCAAATCAAattaagataaacaattttaaaaaactccACAATTAGGCAAGGCCTGACTGAGAGTGAAGATTTTAGAAACCCAGTAAGTTGCATGCTATAAGCAAGAACGATGATCAAAACAAGATTGTACAATAAAGAACAACTATTTTAATTTGTCATGCAGCAAATTACAAACAGGGAACAGTTTTCAAATAATTTGTGGCATGGCTAAATATACAACGTGCAGAACTTTTCACTGCAGTTTGCATTGTGCAGACAATCTATCCCTGAACAGTGTTTCTAATAACTCTGTAACATGACCTACTTCCAGGAGAAACAAAATTTAAACGACTCAATCTACAGAATTAAAATTCTCCTGGACaaaaaaacagcttttttttctttaaagcatgTGCACATCTGGGGAATTCAAAGACATTTAGGCACAGGGTGCGTTTCCCTGATCAGGTCAAGCTGTATCCTAGCATAAGATATGTTTActgtttaaagaaaaaataaaccagCTTCTCACTATATAAGACCAGTATTGTAAGCCAGGATCCTAGCACGTAAGCAAGCATTTGATTTCTCTGTAATAATAGGAACGGCTTCATACAAAGAACGTTGATTTCTCTGTAATAGGAACTGCTTCATGTAAAGAACAACTcaaccagtatttctcaaccttgacaacttttaagatgtgtggacttccaactcctagAATTACACTACAATGTGTAATTctaggagttggaagtccacacatcttaagacaCTACAATGTGTGTGTCAGCATTGCAAAGGGGTACAGGCTTAGCACTGGTTTTTCATTTCTTAAGTTTCTGCAGGCAAGTCTTGCTGGGTCCTTccaaaccccccctcccccaaccatcGTCGCCACCACTAACACAGGACACTATGCCAAGCAACCTTTGCTCTTGCCTCATCGTGTCCTATCACAGGGACGCTTCCGTTACTTTTCTCTCCGCTGCTTTTAAAGTGGGATGAAGAGGTTGTTGGCTTTTCTCCCCCAATCTATCCCTCCACCTCTAGTCCTCCGAGAAGGCTGCCAGCAGCAGCCTCTCCGCATCTTCGGACAGCTCCACCACAGCTTGCTTCAACAGGTTGTAAACGTTCTCCACCGAGATTGTGGCCTCCACTTTACCTCCTCTGCCCCAGTAGGGCATGTAGCTCCACGCCCAGTTGCCCCACGAGGGAGGCTTCACTATGAGGTTGAGCACCTCGGTGGGGGGCATTGAGCAGGCAAAACGGCTTTGGATCTGTTCATGAAGCCAGTGGATTTCTTTGCCAGTACACTGGGCTGTCCTCGCGACAGATGTTTCGTTCAGACCGAGGTGGATGCAGAAACTGGCGATGATGGCCAGGAGGTTCTTGACCTCCGTCTCCTTGAAGCCATCCACCGAGGAGAGGCCAACTTGCAAAGTCTTCCCCCACACGTCCTTCATCAGCACTTTGCTCTTGAGTCTCACCAGCTGGGAGACGACGGTTGGGATTGCTCTCCTCAACGCCTTCCTCTTCAACTCGGCCGCCTGTTTCTGGAGTTCTTCCCTAAGGAGAGGCAGGTCGTAGGCTTCAGCCATGAAGGAGGAGACCAAGAAGACCGGACATTCCACACCATCGTTCTTCAGAGCTTCCACGCAGCTCTTCCGGATCTGTTCCTGAAGTTTCTCCTTCACGTTGGGTTGGCTTCCACCTTGAGCCTCCACGTCTACGTCGATCTTGTTCCTCACAAAGAAAGACTGTTTCCCTTCCGAAGCAATCATTTTGGCCAGACAGCTGTGGATGTGCTTGTAGCGCTCCGAGGCCACCAGGAGGAAGGCGCTGTAGCGGCTGAGGTCCAGGCGCTTCACGTCATCCTCCATCAACCCCACCCCTGGCAAATCCCAAAGGAACATGTTAGGGACGGAAGGGAATGGGTAGGCTGTGGCTACCCTGGTGGTCTTGGCTATTCCGGTGGGGGCTGCCCCTGCCTCTTCAGCGCCTGCTCTTCTCAGCGCGTTGATCAGGGAGGAGTTTCCTGAGCCTGTTTCCCCAATCAGAGCTACATTCAGATGGATTTGAGTGGGGTTGGCCAGCATAGCCTGGATTACCCCTGGGACATCCGCCAAGCTGCTGAACTTGCAAATCTCAAATAGCTCCTTGACCGTCTTTTGACTCACTGCGTGGAAGTCCTTCAGATTTCCCTCGTGGTGCCTAGAAAGAACCAAGAGCAGAAATATATACTGTAAGCATAATGCATCGTCTTCCTATAGTCATTAGTTTCAATGAAAGAGAACAGTAAGAAGACAGACAGGATCCATCactgtctttctcttttccccaaggtttttattctttattaaaaatttggacagaaagattggagagaaagggattatGAAAGACTAAGCAAATACAAAATGATGAATAGGATTGTGTAGTGCGCTTGTGCCGAGTATGCTTCGGGCTGCTGGCACCACGGCATTTCTTTAGATGTATATTCACCACCAGGATGAGCATTCCAAAGGGCAAACCTTTGAAAACATAGGCACGGTCACATGATTTCCcacttagcaaccactttgcGGTTTACTTAATAACTGCTGCCAGTCCCAATTTTGGTTCCTAAGCAAGGATGCTAAAGAAAGTCAGTGTGTGAAAGTGTTATGTTAAATTATAAGAAATGTTTCTACTTTCCTTGATAGTGTCCTGTTTTAGCATGCTTAATTTGACATCTATATTGTAGAAAACaacttttcccagttgcaatgcatggctgtgaaatttggaccacaagaaaggctgagcgccaaagaatggaggcctttgaactctggtgctggagaagactcctgcgagtcccttgggctgcaaggtgatccaactggtcagtcctagaggagatcaaccctgactgctctttggaaggccaggtcctgaagaggaaactcaaatgctttggccacctaatgagaaggaaggactccctggagaagagcctcatgctgggaatgatggagggcaaaagaagaaggggacggcagagaaggaggtggctggatggaggcactgaagcagttggcgtgaccttaaatggactcgggggggggggctggtagaggacaggaaggcctggaggaacattgtccacggggtcgcgatgggtcggacgcGACTTTGCAACTGACAACAACATAGAAAACAACTAAGGAAAAAAGGACGTTAGCTCGACAGGCTAATATCAAAGTAGGACAGAATGGCATTGTACGGAGATGTTCCCAGCCCTGGCAGGAGAGCCAAAATGTTCTAAGTCAGACTCTCCTTGACCCCCGTACCTTTTCAAGTTGAGTACTTCTCCTTCCAAAGCTTCCTCGAACGAAGCAAAGTCGTATCTCTCCGTCTGCAGCCCAGACACCAGGAAGATCTTGGCCTCCAAACCATCCTTGGTCAGCTTCTCGGACAATTCCTTCCTGATCCTGTTCATCTGCTCTGCAGGATTGTATCTGTATTGAAGGCGCTTTCGAGCTGTGTGAAGATCCAGGTCGATCTTGGTGCGAACCACGAAGAACAGTTTCTTCTTCCGCTTGATGGCCTTGAGGACTTGGAGATGGATGTCTCTGAGGCCCCTGGTTCCTACCACCAGCACAAAACAGCTGAACGGCTGGAGGTCACCTAGCTTTGTGAGATAGGCAGCCGGGTTCTCGGTGGCTACGAAGCCGGGTAGATCATGCAAGTTGAGGTGAGGGAAGGTGGGATGGACGTGGACCTCTGCAGAGAGCGGGGGCCATTGAGCGTCCCGGAAGTAAGCATAAAGGTTTGTCACGGGGCAGGGCTTGCTCAGGAGACCCTCAACCAGCTTGGTCACCCCTGCGCGGTGCTCCCCTAGGATCCCAACATGGGCCTTGAAGGAGTTCAAAAAATCCAGCAGTTCCTGGATTTGAGAGGCAGCCGCGACGGAGTTCTGGGCCAGATATTGAACCTTGCGGTTCCTCAACTCTGCTTCGTCTAAATAGGGAAAGCTGGCCATGGCTGAGCTgcaggaagagaagaggggaggtgAGTGGTCCAAGCTGGTGAGAACCCAGGCTGGATCTCCTTCACACAACCAcatcttattacattgtaacagctaagtcgAAGctcccatcaacctgagtgatgttgagttggccatgcccacccagtcacatgaccaccatgcCCCGCCTATCCAGttagtcattaaggcagagaaccggttgttaaattatttgaatcccaccactggtctccaaccttggcaacttttaagacttgtggacgtcaactcccagaattctgggagctgaagtccacaagtcttaaaagtcggCAAGGTTAAAgtctttaaaagttgccaagacaaAGCGATGTATTTGACATCCTCTCTCCAGCCCCATCTCTGCTTTCCCACGACTAACATACCCCTTGCACAGGCCTTCCGGAATCACGAGTGTCACGCTGACATAAGCGATAGCACTTGGACTTCTACATCGCTTCACGGGGCTTGACAGGcccctctaaatggtttacaggcctatctcccccaacaatccgggtcctctttGACCcatttcggaaggatggaagaaggctgagtcaaccttgatcccggttgggattcaaactgctgaccagaagaagtagcctgcattactgctcCCTGCTGGCTTTCAGGTTGGTGTCCTGGCAACTCACTTCCATCAAAAGCCACTGGGGAATggggaagggtgggtgggggcagAAGGGCCCCCAGTAGGCGGAGCTTAAAAGAAGCCCCCCCCCTTGAGAGGGGTTTAAAGACCCTCACAGCTCCAGACCCTGCTTTGTCTTTTTGCCCCGGGGCTCCCACCCTCCCAACCATCGGGAGGAATCGAAAGCTACCGCCACCCGACCACGCCTTAAGGGATAgtgggggtgggctgctacacCTCAGACGACCGTGAGAGGGCAGCAAAGAGCGCAGCCCATCATTTGGCTGCGCTCCGGAGCCGCACTTTGGCGGTTCGCTCACCTGGCAGGTGGTCCGCGGGTTTAGCAGGACGGAttaaccagagttggaagggacctcgcaggtcatctagtccagcccgctgcccaagcaggagaccctacatctctCCCTCCGCCTTTCTAGGTGACCCCCCTgtagcccccaccccaccccactcccttgGTCACTTTCCCGGATTAGTGGGAAAGCACCGCTTACCTGTCCTCCAAAAGGGATCCAGGCGGCGCGAAGGAGAGATCCGCGGCCAACAAGCCTACGCGTGGGCAGTCCTTTCCCACCCCACGACCCCCGTCGGGCTGGGGGCTTCCTCCTTCCACCCTAACCCCGCTTCTTCTCTCGCTCCGTGCGGGGGGAGCCTCCGACGCGCTTCCCGGGACTGCGCGCGCGATCCAGAAGCCGCTTttacccccttccccctccccggtTCTCTGCTCGCACCGCGGCGCCGCAAAACCGCCCCTTCTGACGCGCCGGGGAGGAGAGCCGAGCAAGGAAAGCGgccggaggagaggagagggaagccGAGCGAAGCGGGGAGGGTCGCTTCTCCGTCCCCGGGGAATCCGGAACAGCCCTGCGCTGGACGCCCGACCTGCTCTCCCTCCGACCTTCGAGGGGCGAAGCGACGCGCAGgtaggcggggtggggtgggggggaggttttCGCTACGGCCCCTCGCCCCGTGCATCAGCAGCCCCGACCGGAGTCTCCCTGCAACCCCGGTGGCTGAGCCGTGGGAATCTGGACGGCTCCTTTTCGGCGCTTGGCTGCTCTCGGCAGCCCCagaaacaacaccccccccccttctccctgcgtctttccagcatccccaggttagagcagtgtttctcaaccttggcaacttgaagatgtccggacttcaactcccagaattccccagccagcgaatgctggctggggaattctgggagttgaagtccggacatcttcaagttgccaaggttgagaaacactgggttagagaaccagggtttagtttagtttagtttagtttagtttcactttatttgtatgccgcccttttccctggggggactcggggggaaggacaaacaatttacaacataaaagcactacatcatttaagaactcaacagtcatacaattcgagtaggggttagattctttaaccccaggccagccgggatagccagattttaagtgcggcgcggaaggtctggagggtggtgagggtccggatctctacggggagttcgttccagagggtcggagcagccaccgagaaggctctcctccgggtagttgccagtctacactggctggctgatggaattcagaggaggcctaatctgtgggatcttatgggtctagtggaggtaattggcagtaggcggtctctcaagtacccagatccaataccatgaagggctttgtaggtgacaagtagcaccttgaagcgcacccggagatcaacaggcagccagtgcagctcgcggagggttTCTGTGACTTGGCAACTCTGAAGATaggaagacttcaactcccagaattccccagctaaacctgatttttttttccctcctaggGCGTCTGTGCACCCTGTTTTTCACCCCCCCTCCTACCCCCACCTCCAGGAGCATcctgcaggccaaaaacaggctcgTTGGAACCTATCCTAATTTTTTATGGGCACCCAGTGAAATTAAACAAAGTTATTATTATCCTCCTTGTGCTCTTGTCCTGTGGCCAATTGTGTTCGATTTGCTAGTTGATATCTGTGACTGCTTGAAATAGGTATAGCCAAGCTTAGGAtttggtaaggtaaaggttccccttgcacatatgtgctagtcgttcccgactctagggggagacgctcctctccgtttcaaagccgaagagccagcgctgtccgaggatgtatccgtggtcatgtggccggcatgactcaacgccaaaggcacacggaacgctgttcccttcccaccaaaggtggctcctatttttctacttgcatttttacctgctttcgaactgctaggttggcagaagctgggacaagtaataggagctcgctccattacgcggcgctagggatttgaaccgccgaactgccgatctttctgatcgacgggctcagcgtcttagccactgagccactgcatctctcTTGATTAAATCCTTAGGAC from Thamnophis elegans isolate rThaEle1 chromosome 12, rThaEle1.pri, whole genome shotgun sequence encodes the following:
- the LOC116515413 gene encoding interferon-inducible GTPase 5-like; amino-acid sequence: MASFPYLDEAELRNRKVQYLAQNSVAAASQIQELLDFLNSFKAHVGILGEHRAGVTKLVEGLLSKPCPVTNLYAYFRDAQWPPLSAEVHVHPTFPHLNLHDLPGFVATENPAAYLTKLGDLQPFSCFVLVVGTRGLRDIHLQVLKAIKRKKKLFFVVRTKIDLDLHTARKRLQYRYNPAEQMNRIRKELSEKLTKDGLEAKIFLVSGLQTERYDFASFEEALEGEVLNLKRHHEGNLKDFHAVSQKTVKELFEICKFSSLADVPGVIQAMLANPTQIHLNVALIGETGSGNSSLINALRRAGAEEAGAAPTGIAKTTRVATAYPFPSVPNMFLWDLPGVGLMEDDVKRLDLSRYSAFLLVASERYKHIHSCLAKMIASEGKQSFFVRNKIDVDVEAQGGSQPNVKEKLQEQIRKSCVEALKNDGVECPVFLVSSFMAEAYDLPLLREELQKQAAELKRKALRRAIPTVVSQLVRLKSKVLMKDVWGKTLQVGLSSVDGFKETEVKNLLAIIASFCIHLGLNETSVARTAQCTGKEIHWLHEQIQSRFACSMPPTEVLNLIVKPPSWGNWAWSYMPYWGRGGKVEATISVENVYNLLKQAVVELSEDAERLLLAAFSED